The genomic interval CACAAGATTATGTGATCTAGCTATTCTTCAAATCTTAGACATCGCGGACAACAATCTCTCCGGAGCCATACCAAATTGCATTAATAATCTCACTGGCATGGTGACAGCGAACTCTTTTTCACGCAGTGCTTAGCAACATCTACCTATTCCTCTGGACGTGGATGTGATTCTTACGGAGAAGGCATCAGTTGTGAGGAGAGGGGAAGTGGTTGAATATGATGAGATTCTCAATTTTGTAACGGTGACAGCTGTTTCCTGGAATGACTTACCGAAAAAAGTTCCTTTGGAAGTGAGAAATCTTAAAGCAACGCAGTCATTAAATTTTTCGCACAACACTTTCACAGGAAGAATTCCTGAAAGTATTGGTGTTATGAGATCATTGGAGTCTGTTGATTTTTCTGTAAACCAACTTTCGGGTGAAATTCCACAGAGCATGTCAAATTTGATGTCCTTGAATTATTTGAACTTGTCCAACAACAAGTTGACTAGGAAAATTCCTTCAAGCACTCAACTCCAGAGCTTCGATGCATCTAGTTTCGCTGGCAATGATCTCTGTGGAGCTCCTCTTCCAAAGAATTGTACTGAGAATGTTTCAAATTCAGAAGATGAAAATGGAGATGAAGACGAAGATGAATTGGACCATTGGTTTTATGTAAGCATTGCACTTGGCTTTGTGGTAGGAATTTGGTGTTTTATGGGCCCTTTGATTTTCAATAGAAGATGGAGGTACAAATATTGTCGTTTCCTAAATCGCCTTGAGGAGAGAGTTGTTGGTGTTGTAAGAAAACGTGGCTAGATGTTCTCTGTTTTTGAGTTGTTCTGCTTCTTCATGTACTGTGCTCACTGAAAGGAAtagaatattatttaaaataaacgaaTGGCCTTTGATTTGTTTGTGCCTGTAAGGGAAAATTAAtgtgaaattattttgaaataaagcGATGATATTCATATTCAAAATCATATATAGGAGACCTTCCCAACTCAACAAAATTAGTACtgataaatcaaaattcaaaaaatatattttatggaCAGTTCACCATGTATAGGCTCAATGatttttatactaaaaaagATCATAAATCACAACATTGGTATCAAAATGTTAAGatcttgaaaaaataaatggaaaagcTTCTTAGATTAACAAGCAGCACTGCAACAGGGCAGTGGGCTCAACTATTCTCTATTATGCAATCTTGACCCAtacttctctcttttttcacattttatctATGGAATATTTTCAATGCAACATTGAGTTTCACAACTATTCATGTGAAgactaattgaaaaaaaaaaatccacccTCCTCcttaaaagcaaataaataaataaaacttagtcttggtttatttcattaaataaagTTAGTCAATAACATGTCATGAGATATATGGGTAGTTGTCCATTTACTATAACAATCGATTGGGTTAAAGTCGTCAAATCTGAATATCGTTATCCACCGACTTAAAAGTCGTTTGCGTGGAAAGGAGGTGAATCCTAATCCAATTAACAGTAGGATAATGTTGAATTGGATTATGCGGAAGAATTATAAGGTCACAAGTtaagttcattaatttgaaAGAGAGAAATGGCCTTATAAATAGCAAGGTTGTTGGTAACACAAATTCAAATAGACATTGATTCTGATTAAACCAAAGATGAGTGTTGTTCTCGTTTTTGCCTTGTTTCTCTTTGAATTACTTGTCATTAGCATTAGCTTCTGCAATGGAAGCTCTGATCATATGGGTTACCTTGAAAGTGAGAGAGGCACTCTTAAGATTCAAGCAAGATCTCCAAGACCCTTCCAATCGGCTTGCTTCTTGGAATATTGGTGGAGACTGTTGTACATGGGCCGGCATTGTCTGTGATAACGTGACAGGCCATATCATTGAGCTTAATCTTCGAAATCCTTTCACTTACTACCATCGGTCTCAGTATAAAGCTAATCCAAGGTCAATGTTGGTTGGTAAGGTAAATCCTTCTTTGCTTGATTTAAATCATTTGAGTTATTTGGACTTGAGCGTTAATGATTTCCAAGGGGTTCAAATTCCTAGATTTATTGGTTCTATGCGGAATCTAAGGTATCTCAATCTCTCTGATACTCAATTTGTAGGAATGATACCTCCCCCGCTTGGAAATCTCTCCAATCTAAAGAGTCTTGACCTtagtttgaattatttatacGTTGAGAATTTTTTGTGGCTCTCTGGCCTTTCATTTCTGGAACAACTCGATTTGTGTTATGTGAATCTCAGCAAAGCCTCTGACTGGCTGCTTGTAGCAAACACACTCCCTTCGTTGGTAGAATTGAGATTGTCAAATTGCCAACTCCATCACTTACCTCCGTTAGccatctcaaaattttcatctcTCACCATCCTCGACCTTTCCTTCAACCAATTCGATAACTCGTTAATTCCTGGTTGGGTTTCTAGTCTCAGTCATCTAGTCTTTCTTagtttctaataattttcagGGTCCAATCCCCAGCTGGTTGTATAGACTTACCCATCTTGAACACTTAGTATTGCAGACCGCCCAAGTCGCTAGCCCAATTGCCCACAATTTTGGGCTAGAGAGATaaggccaagagtgctagcttAGCCTGATTCCGGAAATTTCTAAGCAACTCTAGCACATTTGAGCTTGTATATATCTAGAATTTTCTACACAACTCTAGCACATATAAATATCCAGAATTCTAGGCAAGTGgtagaattctctagaatTGTAGAGTATGGCaagcctcccctataaatagGGCATGGCATTTGGCATTTGAGCAATAAGCTTAAAGTAAGCAACTCAAGCATTCTTGTAAGCTCTCTTGTAAGCACTCTTTGAGTAATACAATTTCTCTTGTTCGGCTCCATTGCTCgcttctctctatctcttcgAAAACCTCTAAGCTTAACTAGTCGAGAAGTTCAAGACTTACTTAGCAACATTCGGCAaaagttgtctaagtgccACATGGGTTCGTTGCGCAAAACACTCAACCCgtgacaagtggtatcagagctaaggTTTGCACCCACGCAAGTTAGCTCACGAGTAATGGCGAACCCTCCAAATCCAGTGCAAGAGGGCGTTGTTGGTGTGGAAGCCCAACCGGATCCAAGCCACAATCGTGAAGAATGACGCACCCAAGGCAAGAGTGGACGGTCTTGAGGGAGAATATGCCGAATTCACAGTGGCAACAAAGGCCCTCATCCAAGACCAAGCAAACACTCTCCGAGGTTAGTTTCGATCCTTCCATGATGAGTTGCTAAAACTTTGCAGCTTTATTCAAGATGAAGTACGCGCTGTCCGTGCGGAAGTGGAGGAAGTCTGCTCGAACTGGGCATGGCACAAGCGTACACTCTCCGCTAGTCCAACTTCGGCAAGTACGAGTGATGCGCGATGCATTGACGTGCTAAAGCCCGACACCTACAATGGCATACGCAATGCCACTATTGTTGACAATTTCCTCTTCGGGCTAGATCAATACTTAGATGCCATGGGTGCGAGAGACGAGGCATCGAAAGTGGGCACAACACCTACTTATCTTCGAGGCGCTGCACAACTATGGTGGCGTCGAAAGCATGGCAAGATGGGTAAAGGCATTTGCACTATTGAGACTTGGGCTaactgataactctatgaaatgagagttatcgtggcacttttagacttaaatcaatactacttagagagtaaattatgtgtttctattgcatttttgttacattttgcataaacaatCATTTTAGTCaatcttaataagttttgctcgatttaaagtaatttgtgcttaaattgtgtgcataattgtaggtttccagaagcttataattcatggaaggaatgctatgcaataggcttgcaaaaataaggaaagaacatggctacaaaagagtttaaacaaatctggaacagtgcagttgctgtagatattgctgtagcaaccattgctgtagtcgttgctgtagcaatcctggaacaacgacagagaaaattctGTGCGAGATAATTGCAGAATCGCGATCTgtagtttcctaatctgacttatATGCGCCCTAGgcttccgtttaccctaattttcagttataaaagaagcacacatcataaggaataGAGGGAGCCGTCACTCAAGGagaaaacacaaagaaacaaaagaaaaacaagattcaagagagagattgaagGCTACACAAGAGGAAAAATTGTAGAGATCAATTGGGAGCTCAATCATTCTTATCCTTCTCTTGTTTtcgtgttttctatttattcatggggatgtgtttcatgactgaaactttgttctttatttttctttgcaaaccatgaactaaatttatttgtggttgagtgaaaaacaatcttgatggtttattgactgaatatatgtgttgctacatgtttgctgtagcagtttgttttgatagtatttatttttattcattatttcggttgatcacccatttaatgatacaagttagGAGAGAGCCGTAAAAgggcctatcttagtggaacatatcagagcaatacttggttttagattgagtttcctggattgagtttaacttATTCCAAAAGAGCaatgcttaatctaaaattagtaatgaactagacatagggattcaccttgtagggtaaatagaacctaagcgtgtaatgttatatcttatattggcataacaactgatcactgttaggttacatatagatataagatatccaacatgcgacggctgaggatacataaggattctgcccagtgctgtagcaaataCTGCAGCAACCGACccaaccattagaaaatagtcaagaccattaggagagtttattcactcaactactatatattcccattaattttatccttgagcTTGACGTGATAGTTTGCTTtgttgcatttatttatttcgtttttattttaattagtacattagtttcattaattgtttattttattttagcacaaaatctgcactgttaagattgctgtagcaaatctgataacatcaatccctgtggagacgatcttgaatactcatcactttattacttgttgtgtacacttgcacattgacaccaatagcattagtatttatacaccaacaagtttttggcgacGTTGCAGGGGATTGATTGttcattgtgatttgtgaaattagttttaacggtgctaattttttattttattttaatttgtttattttgttgacataGGTGATCTAGCAACCCTTGCATGcgcaaatataaatatgttgacTTCTAGTTTGATccagaaattgaaagaactgCAAGGAGATTGAGAAGAGAGCATCGGGAATTACAAGCTGCTGTAGCAATGGATGATTTGCAAGATTTGAGAAACTTGAACCATAGAGAGGGGATACAACCAGTCAATGTACATGAAGGTCTGAATGGACAATGTGTTCAAAGGAAACCAGGGAACAACAACATTATTCACATGGCGAACGATAGAGATAAAGCCATTCGAGACTACGCAGTGTTGACTCCTCAAGCCATACATCCGGGAATAGTTAGACCCGACGTTCAAGCTAACAATTTTGAGCTCAAACCAGTGATGTTTCAGATGCTACAAACAGTGGGACAATTTAATGGACTGCCATCAAAAGATCTTCATCCACATCTTAAGCTATTTTTGGAAGTGagtgatgctttcaagattgctgGAGCATCGCAGGAAGCATTGAGACTCAGACTTTTCTCGTTTTCTTTGagagatcgagcaagagcatggttgAATTCTCTACCACCAGATTCTATCACTACATGGAGTGACTTGGCTGacaaatttttgttgaaatacTTCCCGCCAACCAAGAATGCAAAGTTGAGGAACGAGATCACatctttccatcaacttgaagatgagagcTTGTGTGATGCATGGGAGAGATTTAAGGAGTTACTCAGGAGAtgtcctcatcatggtatTCCTTGCTGCATACAGTTGGAAACTTTATATAATGGTCTCAACCAAAGCACTAGATTGATAGTGGACGCTTCAGCAAATGGGGCCTTGTTATTTAAGTCTTACAATgaggcttatgaaattttggagaggaTAGCCAACAATAACTATCAGTGGCCATCAACCAGACAAGCTGCAACAAGAGGAACAGCAGGAGTTCATAACGTAGATGCCTTGACAGCATTGTCAGCCCAAGTAACTTCATTAACAAAGATGGTAAAGGCTATGACTACTGCTCCAGCAACTGTTAACCAAATATCTGATATGTCTTGCGTTTATTGTGGAGAAGGGcatttatttgacaattgtcCTGGTAATCCAGCTTCGGTTAACTATATGGGCAGCTTCAATAGACAGAACTAGGACAATCCATATTCAAACACTCACAACCCTGGATGAAGACAGCCAAActtttcatagagttatcagaACCAGACTGCTGCAGCACCTAGTGGACAGAACAGACCTGCTCAACCACCTGGATTTTATCAGcaaaatcaagagcaaataagCATAAACAATGATCAACTCAGCTCCCTTGAAGGTTTGATTAAGGATTATATTGTGAGGAATGAAGCAGTTGTCCAAAGTCATACTGTATCGTTGAGAAacttagaaaatcaaattggacAGCTTGCTGCAGCATTAAGTAACAGACCTCAAGGTAGTTTACCCAGTAACACAGAGAACCCAAGAAGAGAAGGGAAAGAGCACTGCAAAGTGATAGACTTGAGATCTGGAAGGAGGTTGATAGTTCAGTTGGTATACCGAACAGAAGAATTGAGTCCAATCAAGGCCAAGAAGACACTCAAGTAGAGAAGAAGTCACAGTCTTCCACTTTTCAGAATGCAAATCAATACAGTTCTGCTATAGCATCTGCAGAAAGTTATGATCCAGCACCTGGTGGTGAGGAAGCTACAACACCAACAGCAACAGACCTGAGTAGAGCAAAAGAGAAGCAACCTGCACAACCTGCTGCAGCACAACAATTTAGACACCCATCACCCTTCTCTCAAAGATTTCAGAAGCAACAACAAGACAAGCAGTTCAACAAAATCTTAGGAGTACTGAAACAGCTGCATATCAATATCCATTTTATGGAAGTTCTAGAGCAAATGCTAAACTATGCAAAATTTTTGAAGGAtattttgacaaagaaaagaagactTAGAGAGTTTGAAACAGTTGCTGTAACACAAGAGAGCAGCCGAATGCTTCAGAGTAAGATACCACAGAAGATGAAGGATCCGTGAAGCTTCACAATCCCATGCTCCATAGGCACTAAATACAGTGGCAAAGCACTTTGTGATTTGGGACTAGCATCAATCTCATGCCTTTATCAATGTTTAAACAATTGGGAGTTGGTGAATGTAGACCAACAACAGTGTCTTTACAACTTGCTGACAGATCTCATGCATATCCAGAAGGGGAGATTAAAGATGTGTTGGTGAAggtggataaatttatttttccagtgGATTTTATTGTGCTAGACTTTGAGGCAGACAAAGAAGTGCCAATCATTCTAGGACGACCTTTCTTAGCCACGGGAAAAACTCTAATTGATGTTAAAAAAGGAGAATTAACCATGAGGGTGAATGACCAGCAAGTTACATTCAATGTGCTGGATGTTATGAAAAGTCCTGATGAGATTgaagattgtaattttatcaatgtTGTGGACTTTATTATAGTAGAAAGATTACACAGTTGCTGCAGTaaggaagaaatcaatgtTGTAACATTTGAAGAACTTGATAATGAAGATCGTGGAGCAGCTAACATAGCATTGTCAGGGGAGAAGCAACCTTTCAGAATTGACGAGCAAATCCAGCAAAGGGAACTCACTCCAGACCAACATGAATTCAAGGTTAATGGGCCAAGAGTGAAGCACTATATGGGAGATGATGTGAACAACCTAAGGAAGGATCTGTTCTTGAAGGATCCAGGTTGAAGAAACAAGAAAGGTCAGGCTGAAAGACCTAAAATCAAGCGCtaattgggaggcaacccaataaGGGaagttgtttcaagtttttatgGCATTGAATttagcttttaaattatttaatttgtctttttgttattttaagtgtgcatctaatttttttatgtcttTATGTTACATTGCagcaagtaaaaaaaaaatgtgggcAAAAAGAGCAGGAGGGAATTACTGCAGCATCACTTACAGCATGACATATAACAGAAGATTCTCAAACAACAGAGGCACTTCTTGCTTTTGCAGCAGCAAATGGATTGATCAGATTTTATGAGAAGGAGCGTTTAAGAAGTATATCAAAGAAGAAGTGACCCTTTTACAGCCTATGCTGTAGCAGTGCTTCCAGCAACAGGGCAGTACCCCTAACCGCtagtttattttacttcttgctgcaaaacttttctttcatttagttttaattttctaatttattttgcatgtcCTTTTATTTAGTGTATGCATGTCTGGTTTAtgtggttttgttttgtgtgcttgtgaggacacaacatcactcaagtttgggggggttGTGTTTCTGAGTGCATGTGTTGAtgcttgtgttgtgtgaagctctgttatctaatatttgtgtatggatttgaaaacataatgaagataaattgagtgttattcAGTATTTATGAAAAAGCCAAGTAGAGATAGTTATAGATGGAGGTTGAACTTCTGTCCCGACAGTTAGACTTTGGTTGAGTTTTATGAGAATGTTGTAGCAGAGCCaggaaaaccaaaaaaaaaaaagagtagaaaatatctcaagtttgggggaaaaatttttgttggacTGTGCctgttatgaaataaattctgCTCCAATAGTTTaagttgctgagtaaccagGGTTGAGTATGCACCCCATATGCAAACTTGAGTCCAAAGGCAACACGAGCTACGAGCAGTGCTGCagcaattataaaaaaaagagaaaaaaataagaagaaaagcaaaaaaaaatggtgataAAGAGGTCCGTTACCTAGGATACTGAGTAACCTGGTATGTTCATGAGccccatgttcagccttgagtcAAAGGCGTCCAAAGGTATGACTTACATGTAACATCCTGAATGcgttgctgtagcaactcTGACATGTACTTTGAATGAGTAATTGGGTGTCGTCATTACAAGTGATAGGCATTCacatgaaagctcaatgttgCATTGAAgggtttaacaaaaaaaagtattattattgtagCACAATTTGAGTTTATGTGTGAATTCTACTCCCCcatatgtgaatatatttgtgttCTATCTCTGAATTATATGTCTGTGCAATGCTGTAGCACCTCTGGAATTTGATCAAAGtggcacacacacactctggACAGAATGAAGCCTAAATCTAGAACTAAACTACTATGACTATTTTGCGTGATTAAGAATGTGATATGAGGGTTGAAGAATCCTTACAGATTTGATGACAGAGCTAAgttatttattgaatgattGTGTGATTGAAGTGTTAGTGTtattgtcattacttgagggcaagtaatggtttaagtttgggggtgtgataactctatgatatgagagttatcatggcacttttagacttaaatcaatactacttagagagtaaattatgtgtttctatttaatttttgttatattttgcataaataatcATTCTAGTCaatcttaataagttttgcttgatttaaagtaatttgtgctcaaattgtgtgcataattgtaggtttccagaagcttataattcatggaaggaatgttatgcaataggcttgcaaaaataaggaaagaacatggctacaaaagagtttaaacaaatctggaacagtgcagttgctgtagatattgttgtagcaaccattgctgtagcaatcctggaacaacgacagagaaaattcCACACGGGATACTTGCAGAATTGCGATCTACAGTTTCGTAATCTGACTTATGCGCGACCTAGgcttccgtttaccctaattttcaactataaaagaagcacacatcataaggaaAA from Citrus sinensis cultivar Valencia sweet orange chromosome 9, DVS_A1.0, whole genome shotgun sequence carries:
- the LOC112496715 gene encoding uncharacterized protein LOC112496715 produces the protein MDDLQDLRNLNHREGIQPVNVHEGLNGQCVQRKPGNNNIIHMANDRDKAIRDYAVLTPQAIHPGIVRPDVQANNFELKPVMFQMLQTVGQFNGLPSKDLHPHLKLFLEVSDAFKIAGASQEALRLRLFSFSLRDRARAWLNSLPPDSITTWSDLADKFLLKYFPPTKNAKLRNEITSFHQLEDESLCDAWERFKELLRRCPHHGIPCCIQLETLYNGLNQSTRLIVDASANGALLFKSYNEAYEILERIANNNYQWPSTRQAATRGTAGVHNVDALTALSAQVTSLTKMVKAMTTAPATVNQISDMSCVYCGEGHLFDNCPGNPASVNYMGSFNRQN